TTCATCTGATTCtagtgttttatttaaagggattaataaagtactCCATCATTTTAATGATGTGTTTCAAAGCACTTCATATACGGATCCAACATACACAGGTGTGACATGTAAAGATGACTTTTATTCCCAGGTGAGACAGTTGTTGTGACGTCTCAATCCTACAAAATGATCATATTGCAAAGTTGGAGCTATTTATGGCATTTTGAAGGTTAACATGTCAGCTGATTCCTTGGTTGATGTAAAATGACGGAGGAGGAGCTCGGCCTTGGCCAGGAGCCAGTTGTCATCGACCCGCGATGCCGTTTATCTCCCCCCTCTGTAGGTCAGCCGCAGCCACCTTTAACACCTTGTATTGCAGCCTGATCCAAGTCCTCAACTGATGGTGCTTGATTCATTTTCGCACCGCGACTGCCTTCTGTTAAAAACTCATAACTCTGAAAGATGAGATGTTTGTTCTTCTCTGCGCAGCGGGCTGAAGTCAAACCTGAgacatgaaaagaaagtgtTATAAAACCTGATGACGTGTTCTAATACATAACTTAACCACACCAATTATCACAGTCTGGTCTCTGCCACCGTCTCTGACAAAACAATGAACGCTGCTCAAAAGAAAAGTGAATGGCTTCATAATACGGACACTGACGTCAACACACCTCTGTTTCCACCAGTAATAGgcagctccaccagcagctgcagcgaagcccaaaaagaagaagatgatcCCCACTGTCTTTTTCAGGTATTTAGCCTCCAGTTCAAAGGTGTCTGCAGAAAGTGAGACAAATAATGACAACTCACTCTGCCCACAGATCCTGTAGTGAATCGGCCTATTTAGTTACTTTATCAACACCTTTCTAGgccaaaaatgaaatgttatcaGGTGGCATGAAGATCAAGTTAGCTCCACTGAAAGCAAGCctggcagacaaaaacactttcagGAATTTGGGACGCTGTTAAAAGGTTAATAAAatcagaatgcaatcatttacaaacaaactgtgtggtggtgaacctcgctccatcactgcttgtgagcgactgagcctttccaggatgcccctttaatacctaatcatgatactatcacctgttactaatcaacctgttcacctgtggaatgatccaaacaggtgtttttggattgttccacatctttcccagtcttttgttgctcctgtcccaacttgattgaaacatgttgctgcagcaaattcagaataagcagatatttacaaaaaccaatgaagctgatgaggtttttaattcagtttatgTCAACAAGGATTagtaaattatcacattctgtttcatgttttccacagtgTCAGGGTTACAAATTAATGGCCGTCAAGCTGCTGGAGTAATGCGTGCAATGAAATAAATGgaattattttaaatgaaggtATAAAGCAATCTGTTCCTTATCGTACACACACTGGCCcagtttttaattgtttctaAGACACACGCTTGTCTTCAAAACCGTGGGCCTGAGTTTAGTTTCCTTTCCATTATAGAAAATTAAAACTGAGCATTACACAATCGTGGGTAGGAAGAAGATAAGGTGTCCTTTGAAATGTGCATGGAAATTGCTCAgtaattattttttccatcaGATGAAGTGAAAATATGTGTCGCTCAGACTGAGTACGTAACAATTCTGGTCGATGTAACAGGGCTGGTATAATGGCTAAAGAGGAGCAGGTAACAGGTAGGTGTGGAGGTCAGGTGATGTAGAAATATGGGAACAAACCAGGGGACAACTGCTGGACAGGGAGAGAGGTTTGGAAAGTCCCGTACAAACGCATGGACCCGAAGCTGAAGTGAGATCTCTGAGGCTGAAGGGAGGGACGGAGACCTCGTGATGAGTCCTTTGCAACCCACCGCCTCCTCATCACAGCCATCATGCTGCCTTCATGTCATATCAGAATTATCATAATTATGAGCTTCCACCTTTTAAATAGCTTTCACGTCAAACGTGAGCTTATTTGACGGCTCGATATGTATCTGACTTGGAGCTTAATAATACAGAAGTGTCAGAAAACCAAGCAAACAAGTCAACCAAAGTCCATCATTCAATATAATTAAACCCTAATTTAATGGATATGTCACCAATTTGTCAGTGCACAGTATTTTTAACCCTCACACAACCAACTCTGTAATCATACAACCTTCATGAGTTGTCAGATGACgcaaacactgaaacagtcTTAGAAAAATCTAGATCGAGTCTCAAGGGGGGATGCTGATCTAGTTCCTATCATCAAAATGCTGGAGTCCAATTGTCAAACATTAAAGAAATTCTCCAAGTACTGTTGTCAATTTCAAATTGCTCTGTCCTTACTGACGTTCAATTAAAACAGGGTGAGTAAAAAAGACACAGCACTCAGTTATGACATGTGTAGCATCTACATTTCAACGCTGTTTGAGCTTCCTCTCATCTGTCCGTACCCCAGTCCACCTCCAGGCTCCCTGTCAGGCTGCTGTGCTCCACCCTGCAGCTCACCCTCTGCCCTCTTCTGGGTGTGAACTCCAGGTAAGAGTGAAGCTGGAAGGTCCAGTCCCCGTTGGCATGGACATCTGTGGATGACACATCGCTGGTGACCTCTGCACCGTCTCTCAGCCAGCTCACCCTCACTTCCTGAGGAAAAAAGCCCAGAACGCTGCACTCAAGCATGGACCGCTCCCCGTAGTCAGCTGGCTTGGTCTGATGGACTACGACGATTGGACGCACTGGAGCGAAAAAATGATTAGAGCACGAAATTAGCTAAATGACCTGCTGGACGTAGAGGCCGCTTCAAGGAagagtgcagaggagagagtCAGGGGCTAAACAGTTTTCTTCTAGCCAATTAATTAAAGAATGGGAGAACAATTGTTTCCCTTCTCCCATGAAGCAAATTAAGCCAATGAAGGGGCATCATTAGGATCCTGCCTCAGCTTTTCCAAGAgcaaaaaaatcacagaaactTACCTTTTCTGTCCAAAGTGCTCCTTCGGAATAATCTCGTGTTGTATCTACAGAGAGTCTCCACTTGGTGCCTTCTCTGTATCATTTTCCAAGCCTGATTGTTGTAATGGTCTGCGTTCCTCATGCAGTATTCTCCAAAGCCGACATACTTCCCAACCCGAGAGTCATACATG
Above is a window of Chelmon rostratus isolate fCheRos1 chromosome 8, fCheRos1.pri, whole genome shotgun sequence DNA encoding:
- the LOC121610620 gene encoding rano class II histocompatibility antigen, A beta chain-like; translation: MGLYFLIKLAVCAVLLRSTPAGGYVYQMIYDCEYGDNITDVVFFVKNIFNQKLCTMYDSRVGKYVGFGEYCMRNADHYNNQAWKMIQRRHQVETLCRYNTRLFRRSTLDRKVRPIVVVHQTKPADYGERSMLECSVLGFFPQEVRVSWLRDGAEVTSDVSSTDVHANGDWTFQLHSYLEFTPRRGQRVSCRVEHSSLTGSLEVDWDTFELEAKYLKKTVGIIFFFLGFAAAAGGAAYYWWKQRFDFSPLRREEQTSHLSEL